One window of Trichomycterus rosablanca isolate fTriRos1 chromosome 2, fTriRos1.hap1, whole genome shotgun sequence genomic DNA carries:
- the lrfn4b gene encoding uncharacterized protein lrfn4b, with product MVTLITSPLRLRSGAHQEEISLYLIHLPEFPVVLGFPWLSRHNPQIDWVTGQISEWGPTCHATCLFSSSPPPPTESLDPTELSQVPAEYLDLKEVFSRTRAASLPPHRPYDCAIDLLSGTSPPRGRLFSLSLPEHKAMDNYIQDALASGIIRPSTSPAGAGFFFVSKKDGGLRPCIDYRGLNKITVRNRYPLPLMSTVFDILQSAKIFTKLDLRNAYHLVRIREGDEWKTAFNTPSGHYEYLVMPFGLTNAPAVFQAFINDALRDMINRFVFVYLDDILIFSKSPQDHRHHVRQVLQRLLRNHLYVKPQKCEFHLRETTFLGFIIREGQIQMDPNKTQAVWDWPTPSSIKEVQRFLGFAHFYRRFIRGFSSVAAPISALTKKSRHPFRWNLEAEAAFQELKQRFTSAPILALPDPARPFIVEVDASNVGIGAILSQRYSDEKLHPCAFLSHHLSPTESKYDVGDRELLAVKRALQEWRQWLEGAQHPFIVWTDHRNLEYLKQAKRLNPRQARWAMFFSRFDFTLSYRPNSKNTKPDALSRQFSSAEQENDKEPIIPISRIVAPIRWGIETTVKRAQQLESNPGTGPAGLLYVPQGVRSQVLQWGHSSHLTAHPGSKRTLEFLQRRFWWPDMERDVKAFVGACAICVQSKTLHQRPQGLLHPLPIPSRPWSHLSIDFITGLPESQGNTVILVVVDRFSKACRFISLKKLPSAFETAKLIFDHVFRVFGIPQDIVSDRGPQFSSQVWRAFCKQIGATASLSSGFHPQSNGQTERINQELESTLRSLVMDCPSSWSSQLPWAEYAHNTLQSSSTKMSPFQCQFGFQPPLFPEQEEDIRAPSVLHYMRRCRRTWRKVRRTLQQVSIINQRQANRHRRPALQYRPGQRVWLSSRNIPLRVESRKLAPRYIGPFMVIQRINPVTYKLQLPRFLRIHPTFHVSLLRPLLSSPLAPVPKVPPPFRIIEGQPAFTVHRLLDSHRVHGRVQYLVDWEGYGPEERSWVPARDILDKDLIRDYHFQHPDRPGNVRRRS from the coding sequence ATGGTAACCCTCATTACTTCTCCCCTACGCCTTCGATCCGGAGCTCATCAAGAGGAGATCTCCCTATATCTTATTCACTTACCAGAGTTTCCAGTGGTCCTTGGTTTTCCTTGGCTCAGTCGGCATAATCCCCAGATTGATTGGGTGACAGGCCAGATATCTGAGTGGGGACCTACCTGCCATGCTACATGCCTCTTTTCTAGCTCTCCACCTCCTCCTACCGAGTCTCTAGATCCTACCGAGTTATCCCAAGTTCCTGCCGAGTACCTCGACCTGAAAGAGGTTTTTAGTAGAACCCGAGCTGCTTCCCTTCCGCCTCACAGACCTTATGACTGTGCCATAGATTTACTGTCGGGTACTAGTCCTCCTCGTGGACGGTTGTTTTCCCTCTCTTTACCAGAGCACAAAGCTATGGACAATTATATTCAGGACGCATTAGCCTCTGGTATCATCCGTCCATCTACTTCTCCCGCTGGGGCTGGTTTTTTCTTCGTCTCCAAGAAGGATGGTGGCTTACGGCCGTGTATTGACTATCGGGGCTTAAATAAGATTACTGTGCGCAATCGCTACCCTCTACCCTTAATGTCCACAGTTTTTGATATTCTTCAAAGTGCCAAGATTTTTACTAAACTAGACTTGCGTAATGCTTATCACCTGGTCCGCATACGTGAAGGTGACGAATGGAAGACTGCATTCAATACCCCTTCTGGTCATTACGAGTATCTGGTTATGCCTTTTGGTCTAACAAATGCCCCAGCAGTTTTTCAGGCCTTCATCAATGATGCTCTCAGGGACATGATTAACCGGTTTGTATTTGTCTACTTGGACGATATACTAATCTTTTCAAAGTCTCCACAGGACCATCGCCACCATGTGCGACAGGTTCTCCAAAGGTTACTCCGAAACCACCTTTATGTCAAACCACAGAAGTGTGAATTCCATCTCCGAGAGACTACTTTTCTGGGATTCATCATCAGGGAGGGTCAGATACAGATGGACCCCAATAAAACCCAGGCAGTGTGGGATTGGCCCACTCCAAGCTCCATCAAAGAGGTCCAACGCTTCTTGGGATTTGCTCATTTTTATCGGAGATTTATCAGAGGGTTCAGTTCCGTGGCAGCACCCATTTCAGCTCTTACCAAGAAGTCCAGACACCCCTTCAGGTGGAACCTAGAGGCAGAGGCAGCTTTCCAGGAGCTCAAGCAACGCTTTACCTCTGCACCCATCTTGGCTCTACCCGATCCTGCTAGACCCTTCATTGTTGAGGTGGATGCCTCAAATGTAGGTATAGGAGCCATTCTTTCCCAGCGCTACTCTGATGAAAAGTTACACCCATGCGCCTTTCTATCTCACCATTTAAGCCCTACTGAGTCCAAATACGATGTGGGTGACCGTGAACTGCTTGCAGTTAAGAGGGCTCTGCAGGAATGGAGACAGTGGCTAGAGGGTGCTCAGCACCCATTCATTGTCTGGACTGATCACAGAAACCTGGAGTACCTGAAGCAAGCAAAACGTTTGAACCCTCGCCAAGCTCGCTGGGCCATGTTTTTTAGTCGTTTTGATTTTACGCTTTCCTATCGCCCAAACTCAAAGAACACCAAGCCTGATGCCCTGTCAAGGCAGTTTTCCTCAGCTGAGCAGGAGAACGACAAAGAACCTATCATCCCGATCTCCCGAATTGTGGCTCCCATTCGCTGGGGAATCGAGACGACGGTTAAACGGGCTCAACAACTGGAGTCTAACCCTGGAACCGGTCCAGCCGGACTTTTGTACGTTCCTCAAGGGGTACGTTCTCAGGTACTTCAGTGGGGGCACTCGTCTCATCTGACTGCCCATCCTGGATCTAAAAGAACCTTGGAATTTCTTCAAAGACGTTTTTGGTGGCCAGACATGGAGAGGGATGTTAAGGCTTTTGTGGGGGCCTGCGCTATTTGCGTCCAAAGCAAAACTCTCCATCAACGCCCTCAAGGGTTACTACATCCTCTTCCTATCCCAAGCCGCCCCTGGTCCCATTTGTCCATCGACTTCATCACAGGTCTTCCGGAATCTCAAGGTAACACTGTTATTTTAGTAGTGGTCGACAGGTTCTCTAAGGCCTGTCGCTTTATTTCTCTTAAGAAACTGCCTTCTGCTTTTGAAACTGCCAAACTAATCTTTGATCATGTCTTCCGAGTTTTCGGGATTCCACAGGACATTGTCTCAGACCGGGGACCCCAATTCTCCTCCCAAGTTTGGCGGGCATTCTGCAAACAGATTGGGGCCACGGCTAGCCTGTCCTCTGGTTTTCACCCTCAGTCCAATGGGCAGACCGAGCGGATTAATCAAGAGCTTGAATCCACTCTAAGGAGTCTGGTGATGGACTGCCCCTCTTCCTGGAGTTCTCAATTACCATGGGCGGAATATGCGCACAATACTCTCCAGTCTTCATCCACCAAGATGTCCCCTTTCCAGTGCCAGTTTGGTTTCCAGCCACCTCTCTTTCCTGAGCAAGAGGAGGACATCAGAGCACCCTCAGTCCTTCATTACATGAGGCGTTGCAGAAGGACCTGGAGAAAAGTTCGTCGGACACTGCAGCAGGTCTCCATAATCAACCAGCGCCAAGCCAATCGACATCGAAGGCCAGCCTTGCAGTACCGCCCTGGCCAAAGAGTCTGGTTGTCCTCAAGGAACATTCCTTTGCGGGTGGAGTCCCGCAAACTTGCCCCCCGTTACATTGGTCCTTTTATGGTAATCCAAAGAATCAACCCAGTCACTTACAAGCTCCAGTTGCCCCGCTTCCTCAGAATACACCCCACCTTCCATGTGTCCTTGCTACGACCGCTCCTTTCCTCACCGCTTGCTCCTGTGCCCAAAGTTCCCCCTCCCTTCCGAATCATTGAGGGCCAACCAGCCTTCACTGTCCACCGCCTACTGGACTCCCACCGGGTTCACGGCAGGGTTCAGTATTTAGTTGATTGGGAGGGTTATGGTCCGGAAGAACGCTCCTGGGTGCCTGCCCGGGACATCCTGGACAAAGATCTCATCAGGGACTATCACTTCCAACATCCTGACCGCCCAGGGAACGTCAGGAGACGTTCCTAG
- the LOC134309225 gene encoding uncharacterized protein LOC134309225 isoform X1: MQPAGPLYEIDCFKGVIHHLHFPHCETNIGEHSVKLAVAHFTGVNLEIIQPLKVTDSHVIIDVQGLSLFGLLKNMLFPTKPINAQVLFFHEELTDIQISKLYIHLVPGNVPVEEVKKHHQSCTYITTSSRCQLTPWTQYKPCCDTGKPQPKIKTFDTDYGPNYHPTFSVHINTKVEEITVGLLDENDQEVWKPRQLSLTAGCSQDAATSNIQNAGAEFVDRHREALIQRVSSVMEMADSLLRNK, encoded by the exons ATGCAGCCTGCAGGACCCCTGTATGAAATTGACTGCTTTAAAGGTGTAATTCATCATCTGcacttcccacactgtgagacAAATAtag GGGAGCATTCAGTTAAACTGGCTGTGGCACATTTCACTGGTGTTAATTTAGAGATCATACAGCCTCTCAAAGTGACGGACTCACATGTGATCATAGATGTCCAGGGGCTCTCTCTCTTTGGGCTTTTGAAAAATATGCTCTTTCCCACAAAACCCATCAATGCACAGGTTTTGTTCTTCCATGAAGAACTGACTGACATACAAATAAGTAAATTATACATACACTTGGTGCCAGGAAATGTGCCAGTTGAAGAG GTAAAGAAACATCATCAGAGCTGTACATACATTACAACCAGCTCCAGATGTCAACTAACCCCTTGGACACAATACAAACCATGCTGTGATACTGGTAAACCTCAGCCAAAG ATTAAAACATTTGATACAGACTATGGCCCCAACTATCACCCCACATTTAGCGTACACATTAATACCAAGGTTGAAGAAATTACAGTAGGTCTTTTGGATGAAAATGACCAGGAGGTGTGGAAGCCACGACAGCTCTCTCTAACAG CAGGTTGTAGTCAGGATGCAGCCACATCTAATATTCAAAACGCAG GGGCAGAATTTGTGGACAGACACAGAGAAGCTCTAATTCAGAGAGTCTCTTCAGTAATGGAAATGGCAGACAGTTTACTAAGGAATAAGTAA
- the LOC134309225 gene encoding uncharacterized protein LOC134309225 isoform X2, with amino-acid sequence MQPAGPLYEIDCFKGVIHHLHFPHCETNIGEHSVKLAVAHFTGVNLEIIQPLKVTDSHVIIDVQGLSLFGLLKNMLFPTKPINAQVLFFHEELTDIQISKLYIHLVPGNVPVEEVKKHHQSCTYITTSSRCQLTPWTQYKPCCDTGKPQPKIKTFDTDYGPNYHPTFSVHINTKVEEITVGLLDENDQEVWKPRQLSLTGCSQDAATSNIQNAGAEFVDRHREALIQRVSSVMEMADSLLRNK; translated from the exons ATGCAGCCTGCAGGACCCCTGTATGAAATTGACTGCTTTAAAGGTGTAATTCATCATCTGcacttcccacactgtgagacAAATAtag GGGAGCATTCAGTTAAACTGGCTGTGGCACATTTCACTGGTGTTAATTTAGAGATCATACAGCCTCTCAAAGTGACGGACTCACATGTGATCATAGATGTCCAGGGGCTCTCTCTCTTTGGGCTTTTGAAAAATATGCTCTTTCCCACAAAACCCATCAATGCACAGGTTTTGTTCTTCCATGAAGAACTGACTGACATACAAATAAGTAAATTATACATACACTTGGTGCCAGGAAATGTGCCAGTTGAAGAG GTAAAGAAACATCATCAGAGCTGTACATACATTACAACCAGCTCCAGATGTCAACTAACCCCTTGGACACAATACAAACCATGCTGTGATACTGGTAAACCTCAGCCAAAG ATTAAAACATTTGATACAGACTATGGCCCCAACTATCACCCCACATTTAGCGTACACATTAATACCAAGGTTGAAGAAATTACAGTAGGTCTTTTGGATGAAAATGACCAGGAGGTGTGGAAGCCACGACAGCTCTCTCTAACAG GTTGTAGTCAGGATGCAGCCACATCTAATATTCAAAACGCAG GGGCAGAATTTGTGGACAGACACAGAGAAGCTCTAATTCAGAGAGTCTCTTCAGTAATGGAAATGGCAGACAGTTTACTAAGGAATAAGTAA